The genomic stretch AGTCGATGATTTTATTTCCAATTTTAATCAATACATTTTGATTGGAGTAGCAGGGGGCATTTCCCTTATTGGTCCAATGGAGGTTAATATTTAGTGTACCATTTGCTGTGGAGTCGTGATCGGCTTGGGTGAGAACGAATCTATATCCCAATTTAGCGATCATATTTTGGACAGTGGGTAGTAGTGCTGCTGGAATGGTAGCTGATTTATTACTGAATTCACTGACGTGATTATTGATAGCCCATTGGATAGCACTGTACCAAGCGGCAGAATTGACCATAGTACCGCTTGGTTCTAGGATAACGGGTGCAATTTTCCATTGATTTGGAGAGGCGGCGATAACGGTAGGCAAAAAGGTATTCATTT from Pseudomonadota bacterium encodes the following:
- a CDS encoding DUF4832 domain-containing protein, with product MNTFLPTVIAASPNQWKIAPVILEPSGTMVNSAAWYSAIQWAINNHVSEFSNKSATIPAALLPTVQNMIAKLGYRFVLTQADHDSTANGTLNINLHWTNKGNAPCYSNQNVLIKIGNKIIDCGHNLKGFLPGARIDNLAVDLTGINPGNYTVQVGAGPIALAIQGNVGNWYNIGTVTVT